Proteins found in one Rhodobacter capsulatus SB 1003 genomic segment:
- a CDS encoding beta strand repeat-containing protein encodes MSLLSAMTTAEIAALSTSVMSGLTTGDIVGVSSEQMRALGAAQIQALSTEFVSGLTPLQMQMLTTDQVAALLFPQIAVLNTVALRGLSTEAIVALTTEQAAALTSAQVAALSTLQISAFETADLAMLGPDAMLGLTATQMRALATRQIAALTLDQLNVLTATAAAAVSSAQLSALSTAQIAALNEPAVAALGTAALRGLATEDVAALSADAAAALTATQLASLSTEQLAAFETVDFAHLGTAALAGLGSAQIRSLSTDKLAALATEQMAGLTSGMIQGLGTDQIGAFSTAQIRALASRAATALTSAQLSALSAEQIGAFSGAAFAAIGTAALKGLSTEDMAGLSTIELAALTGAQMAALSTAQLGVLGTRQIAALSEEAAEALSSAQIDALSTAQIAALGSGAFAALGTAALRALTTEDIVALTTAQAAAMTETQVAALSTEQIAALEVEDFARLSGEAAAGLGAAQIAALKEAHLAAMGTAILAGLGSAAVAGFSTAQIAALGTAQLAAISGSGAAGLSSAQLAGLESGQIAALATAAIAGLSTAGLRGLSAEDIAALTTAQARALKSAQVAALSTAQIAALETEDMAVLGSAALAGLGSAQARALSTAQLATLGTAQIAGLGSAAVSGLSATQIGKLSTDQVGALSSLAVAGLGSVQAAALSTAQIAALASATVAALGTAAIRGFGTDDIVALTTAQAARLGSAQIGALTSTQIAALEAADLAQISATALSGLGSATMAGLSGAQIAALSTRQIAGLTGSAIPGLSAGQIGAFGTAQIRALSSNAVRGLTSAQMAALSTTQLAALNTASVTALSANAIKGLGTDDIVALTGDQMAAMTSQQVAALSTAQLAAIEVEDLTRLSTTALAGLGSAQIKCLSGAQIGVLGADLIASLSSAAIAGLTTGQIAGLTADQIAALSSTAAGALSSSQIAALDTAQIAAFSTVAMAALGTAALKGLNAAAVAALSGDQVGAMTSTQVAALSSQQIAALEAGDLARLGTAAMPGLGSNQVKGLSLTQMAALGTEQVACLTSTAMGALSTAQVAALAGDQLAALSAGGGAGMGSAQIAALSTAQIAALSTAALSALSPSALAGLGTNDIVALSAEAAAALMSRQIAALTTTQIAAFQTEDLAQVAPTAIRGLTSAQARALSTAQLACLSTDQVTALSSGALTGLSTAQIASLSLEQLGALSATAARGLSSAQLTALGTAQVAALSTAAIGGLGTAALAGLGTNDIAALEGEAVAALTSSQIAAFSTAQIRAIETADLGQLGTLALQGLSSDQIVGLSTAQIAALSLAQVARLSTAAVLGLGTAQLAGFSVEQIGALSATAARTLSATQLAGFDTGQIAALGTAAVASLSTAALAGLDTADMAALNDAAVAALTSVQLAALTSTQIGALETDDFGRLSSAAMAGFGAPQVAGLGTAQIVALGATRIGQLGTAAIAAFSTAQIAALSTDQARGISAAAARGFSATQVAAFTTGQIEALGTAAVAALTTAALAGLATEDIAALTTAQAARLTSAQIGALTTTQIAAFETEDLAQIAPSSLQALGSAQLAALSTRQVAALSTGAIGALSTAALKGLGTNDIVALTTAQAARLSATQIAALSTAQIAALETADIAQLSVSAMAGIGTALMPSLSTAQIRALTTAQIARLTSAAIAGLTTRQVAALSTAQVAALSSAAVTALGSAQLAAFGTAQIAALGSAVIPALTTAALRGMETADVAALTGAHVARLGSAQIRALSAAQIAALEAADVAQLAPGAMAGIGAVQMAAFDAAQIAALTETQVARLGSAAIAGLGAPQIAALTTAQIRAIAAAAAPAFGSAQLAAFETGQIAALGTGAVAGLGTAALRGLSTAQIAALTTAQAPVLGSAQIAALSAAQIAAFETQDLAQLSAAAFGGLGSGQLASLDTAQIAAISAPQIARVTATALAGLTTAQAAALSTDQVRGISATAIRALGSTQIAALSTDQVAAIGTAALAALSTAALRGLGTEDVRALTTTQAASLTLSQVAALTTSQVRALEAQDLARISAAAIVGLGTAQIGSLVSTQAAALMTAQVASLTTAQIHALSTGAVAALSTGAIRALRTTQMGGWTTAQIAAFTLDQIAALETADIRALTGLQVAAFTETQRDAMTAAQIAALSL; translated from the coding sequence CGCCTTTGAAACCGCCGATCTGGCGATGCTGGGCCCGGATGCGATGCTTGGCCTGACCGCGACGCAGATGCGGGCGCTGGCCACGCGGCAGATCGCGGCGCTGACCCTTGATCAACTGAATGTGCTGACCGCGACGGCGGCGGCGGCGGTCAGCTCGGCGCAGCTTTCGGCGCTGAGCACGGCGCAGATCGCCGCGCTGAACGAGCCCGCGGTGGCCGCGCTGGGCACGGCGGCGCTGCGCGGGCTGGCGACCGAGGATGTGGCGGCGCTGAGCGCCGATGCCGCGGCGGCCTTGACCGCGACGCAGCTCGCCTCGCTGAGCACCGAGCAGCTGGCAGCTTTCGAGACCGTCGATTTCGCGCATCTGGGCACTGCGGCGCTGGCCGGGCTCGGCTCGGCGCAGATCCGCAGCCTGTCCACCGACAAGCTGGCGGCGCTGGCGACCGAACAGATGGCGGGGCTCACCAGCGGCATGATCCAGGGGCTGGGCACCGATCAGATCGGCGCCTTTTCGACGGCGCAGATCCGCGCGCTGGCCAGCCGGGCGGCGACGGCGCTGACCTCGGCGCAGCTTTCGGCGCTCTCGGCCGAGCAGATCGGCGCCTTTTCCGGCGCGGCCTTTGCGGCGATCGGCACCGCCGCGCTGAAGGGGCTTTCGACCGAGGACATGGCCGGGCTGAGCACGATCGAACTGGCGGCGCTGACCGGGGCGCAGATGGCGGCGCTGAGCACGGCCCAGCTGGGGGTTCTGGGCACGCGGCAGATCGCGGCGCTGTCCGAGGAGGCCGCCGAGGCGCTGAGTTCGGCGCAGATCGACGCCTTGTCCACCGCGCAGATCGCGGCTTTGGGCAGTGGCGCCTTTGCGGCGCTGGGCACGGCGGCGCTGCGGGCCTTGACGACCGAGGATATCGTGGCGCTGACGACGGCGCAGGCGGCGGCGATGACCGAGACGCAGGTGGCGGCGCTGAGCACCGAACAGATCGCGGCGCTGGAGGTCGAGGATTTCGCCCGGCTCTCGGGCGAGGCGGCGGCGGGGCTGGGCGCGGCGCAGATCGCGGCGCTGAAAGAGGCGCATCTGGCGGCGATGGGCACGGCGATCCTGGCGGGGCTGGGCAGTGCCGCGGTGGCGGGGTTCAGCACGGCGCAGATCGCCGCGCTTGGCACGGCGCAGCTGGCGGCGATCAGCGGCAGCGGGGCGGCGGGGCTGAGTTCGGCGCAGCTGGCGGGCCTTGAGAGCGGGCAGATCGCGGCGCTGGCCACGGCGGCGATTGCCGGTCTGTCGACGGCGGGGCTGCGCGGGCTTTCGGCCGAGGATATCGCGGCGCTGACGACGGCGCAGGCGCGGGCGCTGAAATCGGCGCAGGTCGCGGCGCTCTCGACGGCGCAGATCGCCGCGCTGGAGACCGAGGACATGGCCGTGCTCGGGTCGGCGGCGCTGGCGGGGCTGGGCTCGGCGCAGGCGCGGGCGCTGTCGACGGCGCAGCTTGCGACGCTGGGCACGGCGCAGATCGCGGGGCTGGGCAGCGCGGCGGTTTCGGGCCTGAGCGCGACGCAGATCGGCAAGCTGAGCACCGATCAGGTCGGCGCGCTCTCCAGCCTTGCGGTGGCCGGGCTTGGCTCGGTGCAGGCGGCGGCGCTGAGCACGGCGCAGATCGCGGCGCTGGCTTCGGCGACGGTGGCGGCGCTGGGCACGGCGGCGATCCGCGGCTTTGGCACCGATGACATCGTGGCGCTGACGACGGCGCAGGCGGCGCGTCTGGGCTCGGCGCAGATCGGCGCGCTGACCAGCACGCAGATCGCGGCGCTCGAGGCGGCGGATCTGGCGCAGATCAGCGCGACGGCGCTCTCCGGGCTGGGCTCGGCCACGATGGCCGGGCTTTCAGGCGCGCAGATCGCGGCGCTGTCGACGCGGCAGATCGCCGGGCTGACCGGCAGCGCGATCCCGGGGCTGAGTGCTGGCCAGATCGGCGCCTTCGGCACGGCGCAGATCCGGGCGCTGTCCAGCAATGCGGTGCGCGGGCTGACCTCGGCGCAGATGGCCGCGCTGAGCACGACGCAGCTTGCGGCGCTGAATACGGCCAGCGTGACGGCGCTGAGTGCCAATGCGATCAAGGGCCTCGGCACCGATGACATCGTCGCGCTGACCGGCGATCAGATGGCGGCGATGACCTCGCAGCAGGTGGCGGCGCTGAGCACGGCGCAGCTGGCGGCGATCGAGGTCGAGGATCTGACCCGGCTTTCGACGACGGCGCTGGCCGGGCTCGGCTCGGCGCAGATCAAATGCCTGAGCGGGGCGCAGATCGGCGTGCTTGGCGCCGATCTGATCGCCAGCCTGTCGAGCGCGGCGATTGCCGGGCTGACCACCGGCCAGATCGCCGGGCTGACCGCCGATCAGATCGCGGCGCTGTCGAGCACCGCCGCGGGCGCGCTGAGTTCGTCGCAGATCGCGGCTTTGGACACGGCGCAGATCGCGGCCTTCAGCACCGTGGCGATGGCGGCCCTGGGCACGGCGGCGCTCAAGGGGCTGAACGCGGCGGCGGTGGCGGCGCTGAGCGGCGATCAGGTCGGCGCGATGACCTCGACCCAGGTCGCGGCGCTGAGTTCGCAGCAGATCGCGGCGCTGGAAGCGGGCGATCTGGCGCGGCTGGGCACCGCGGCGATGCCCGGGCTTGGCTCCAATCAGGTCAAGGGCCTGAGCCTGACGCAGATGGCGGCCCTGGGCACGGAACAGGTGGCCTGCCTGACAAGCACGGCGATGGGCGCGCTGTCGACGGCGCAGGTGGCGGCGCTGGCGGGCGATCAGCTGGCGGCGCTTTCGGCGGGCGGCGGCGCCGGGATGGGCTCGGCGCAGATCGCCGCGCTTTCCACCGCGCAGATCGCCGCGCTGTCGACGGCGGCGCTGTCGGCGCTGAGCCCCTCGGCGCTGGCGGGGCTGGGCACGAATGACATCGTCGCGCTGAGTGCCGAGGCGGCGGCGGCGCTGATGTCGCGCCAGATCGCCGCGCTGACGACGACGCAGATCGCCGCCTTCCAGACCGAGGATCTGGCGCAGGTGGCCCCAACCGCGATCCGGGGGCTGACCTCGGCGCAGGCGCGGGCGCTGTCGACGGCGCAGCTGGCCTGCCTCTCCACCGATCAGGTCACGGCGCTCTCCAGCGGCGCGCTGACCGGGCTGAGCACGGCGCAGATCGCCAGCCTGTCGCTCGAGCAGCTGGGCGCGCTTTCGGCCACGGCGGCGCGCGGGCTGAGTTCGGCCCAGCTGACCGCGCTGGGCACGGCGCAGGTCGCGGCGCTGTCGACGGCGGCGATCGGCGGGCTGGGCACCGCCGCGCTGGCCGGGCTGGGCACCAATGACATCGCCGCGCTGGAGGGCGAGGCGGTGGCGGCGCTGACCTCGAGCCAGATCGCGGCTTTCAGCACGGCGCAGATCCGCGCGATCGAGACCGCGGATCTGGGGCAGCTGGGCACGCTGGCGTTGCAGGGGCTGAGTTCGGATCAGATCGTCGGGCTGAGCACGGCGCAGATCGCGGCGCTGAGCCTTGCGCAGGTGGCGCGGCTGAGCACGGCGGCGGTTCTGGGCCTGGGCACGGCGCAGCTGGCCGGGTTCTCGGTCGAGCAGATCGGCGCGCTGTCGGCGACCGCGGCCCGGACGCTGAGCGCGACGCAGCTGGCCGGGTTCGACACCGGGCAGATCGCGGCGCTGGGCACGGCGGCGGTGGCCTCGCTGAGCACGGCGGCGCTGGCGGGGCTGGACACGGCGGACATGGCCGCGCTGAACGACGCGGCGGTGGCGGCGCTGACCTCGGTTCAGCTGGCGGCCTTGACCTCGACCCAGATCGGGGCGCTGGAAACCGATGATTTCGGCCGTCTGTCCAGCGCGGCGATGGCGGGCTTCGGCGCGCCGCAGGTGGCCGGGCTGGGCACGGCGCAGATCGTGGCGCTGGGCGCGACGCGGATCGGGCAGCTGGGCACGGCGGCGATCGCGGCCTTTTCGACCGCGCAGATCGCGGCGCTCTCGACCGATCAGGCGCGGGGGATTTCCGCCGCGGCGGCGCGCGGCTTCAGCGCCACGCAGGTGGCCGCCTTCACCACCGGGCAGATCGAGGCGCTGGGCACGGCGGCGGTGGCGGCGCTGACCACGGCGGCGCTGGCGGGCCTTGCGACCGAGGATATCGCGGCGCTGACCACGGCGCAGGCGGCGCGGCTGACCTCGGCGCAGATCGGCGCGCTGACGACGACGCAGATCGCCGCCTTCGAGACCGAGGATCTGGCGCAGATCGCCCCCTCGTCGCTGCAGGCTTTGGGCTCGGCGCAGCTTGCCGCCCTGTCGACGCGGCAGGTGGCGGCGCTGTCGACCGGGGCGATCGGCGCGCTGAGCACCGCGGCGCTGAAGGGGCTGGGCACGAATGACATCGTGGCGCTGACCACGGCGCAGGCGGCACGGCTGAGCGCGACGCAGATCGCGGCGCTGAGCACGGCGCAGATCGCGGCGCTGGAAACCGCGGATATCGCCCAGCTTTCGGTCTCGGCCATGGCGGGGATCGGGACGGCGCTGATGCCAAGCCTGAGCACGGCGCAGATCCGCGCCCTGACCACGGCGCAGATCGCGCGGCTGACCAGCGCGGCGATTGCGGGGCTGACGACGCGGCAAGTCGCGGCGCTGAGCACGGCGCAGGTCGCGGCGCTGTCGAGCGCGGCGGTCACCGCGCTCGGCTCGGCGCAGCTGGCGGCCTTTGGCACGGCGCAGATCGCGGCGCTGGGCAGCGCGGTCATTCCGGCGCTGACCACGGCGGCGCTGCGCGGAATGGAAACCGCCGATGTCGCGGCGCTGACCGGGGCGCACGTCGCCCGGCTCGGCTCGGCGCAGATCCGGGCGCTGTCGGCGGCGCAGATCGCCGCCCTTGAGGCGGCGGATGTCGCGCAGCTTGCGCCCGGGGCGATGGCGGGGATCGGCGCGGTGCAGATGGCGGCCTTTGACGCCGCGCAGATCGCCGCGCTGACCGAAACGCAGGTGGCGCGGCTGGGATCGGCGGCGATCGCGGGCCTCGGCGCGCCGCAGATCGCGGCGCTGACGACGGCGCAGATCCGCGCCATCGCCGCCGCCGCGGCCCCGGCTTTCGGCTCGGCGCAGCTTGCGGCCTTCGAGACCGGGCAGATCGCGGCCCTGGGCACCGGGGCGGTGGCGGGCCTTGGCACGGCAGCGCTGCGCGGGCTCTCGACGGCGCAGATCGCCGCTCTGACCACGGCGCAGGCGCCGGTTCTCGGCTCGGCGCAGATCGCCGCGCTGAGCGCCGCGCAGATCGCCGCCTTCGAGACGCAGGATCTGGCGCAGCTTTCGGCGGCGGCTTTCGGCGGTCTGGGCTCGGGCCAGCTTGCCAGCCTGGACACCGCGCAGATCGCCGCGATTTCCGCGCCGCAGATCGCCCGGGTGACCGCCACGGCGCTTGCCGGGCTGACCACGGCGCAGGCCGCGGCGCTCTCGACCGATCAGGTGCGCGGCATTTCGGCCACCGCGATCCGCGCGCTCGGCTCGACGCAGATCGCGGCGCTCTCGACCGATCAGGTGGCCGCGATCGGCACCGCGGCGCTGGCGGCGCTGTCCACCGCGGCGCTGCGCGGCCTTGGCACCGAGGATGTGCGGGCGCTGACCACGACGCAGGCCGCAAGCCTGACGCTGAGCCAGGTGGCGGCGCTGACGACAAGCCAGGTGCGGGCGCTGGAGGCGCAGGACCTGGCCCGGATCAGCGCCGCGGCGATCGTCGGGCTTGGCACGGCGCAGATCGGCAGCCTGGTCAGCACGCAGGCGGCGGCGCTGATGACCGCGCAGGTCGCCAGCCTGACCACGGCGCAGATCCATGCGCTGAGCACCGGTGCCGTCGCGGCGCTGTCGACGGGGGCGATCCGCGCCCTGCGCACGACGCAGATGGGCGGCTGGACCACGGCGCAGATCGCGGCTTTCACGCTCGATCAGATCGCGGCGCTGGAAACCGCCGACATCCGGGCGCTGACCGGACTGCAGGTGGCCGCCTTCACCGAGACGCAGCGCGACGCGATGACGGCGGCGCAGATCGCGGCGCTGTCGCTTTAA